GATCCAGGACCTGCTGCGCCGCGCGGGTTTCGGGGTGCCCGATTTCTACCAGGACGCGCACTGGGCGATGTTCATGATCATCGTCACCTACATCTGGAAGAACCTCGGCTACACGTTCGTCATCTACCTGGCCGCGTTGCAGGGAGTGCGCCGAGACTTGTTGGAAGCGGCCCAGATCGACGGCGCCGGCCGGTGGACCACGTTCCGGACGGTGACATTGCCCCAGCTGCGTCCCACCACGTTCTTCCTGTCGATCACCGTGCTGATCAGCTCACTGCAGGTTTTCGACGTCATCAACGTCATGACCCGCGGCGGCCCGGAGGGCACCGGCACCACCACCATGGTGTACCAGGTCTACGTCGAGACCTTCCGCAACTTCCGGGCCGGCTACGGCGCCGCGGTCGCCACCCTCATGTTCCTGGTGCTGCTGGCCATCACCTACTACCAGGTGCGGGTGATGGACAGGGAGCAGCACCAATGAGCGGCGACCGTGCGCGCCCGGCGCGTCTGCTCGGATATGCGGCGATGCTCGTCGTGGTCGCGCTGATCGCCGGACCGCTGACGTTCGTGTTCTTCACCTCGCTCAAAGAGCAGCCCGACGTGTACTCGCAGCCGACCACCTGGTGGCCGCCGCACTG
This genomic stretch from Mycobacterium paragordonae harbors:
- a CDS encoding carbohydrate ABC transporter permease, which gives rise to MRTTQRTRRRPWSDYALFVVLVGPNVALLSLFIYRPLADNIRLSFFDWNISDPQAEFIGLSNYAEWFTRSDTVRIVLNTAVFTVAAVVGSMVLGLALAMLLDQPLRGRNIVRSTVFAPFVISGAAVGLAAQFVFDPHFGLIQDLLRRAGFGVPDFYQDAHWAMFMIIVTYIWKNLGYTFVIYLAALQGVRRDLLEAAQIDGAGRWTTFRTVTLPQLRPTTFFLSITVLISSLQVFDVINVMTRGGPEGTGTTTMVYQVYVETFRNFRAGYGAAVATLMFLVLLAITYYQVRVMDREQHQ